The following are encoded in a window of Elusimicrobia bacterium HGW-Elusimicrobia-1 genomic DNA:
- a CDS encoding rod shape-determining protein RodA gives MKSAERRFDSVLANIDWTLIVCAAVLSVAGIVMIYSATMRTGSPVTFVGRQFFAMLIGMLLCALMIWMNYKMLADFAPHFYVLGTLMLVAVLLFGTQIRGTRGWFNLGFFNFQPVEVTKLFFITILAAYLSANWKNIFRLGSLVVPAAALAVQVVLILAQPDFSSAIVYFPIFIFMIYFAGAGVIHIAHIVLFGAISVGIPLAATYIKIKHPDVIKSLVGGFLYRASYDINTALAALLAAASAIFFMWWIIHKLRFRVPLIFAISLVTVLAAGTFSSFVVSRSLKEYQRRRLIVFVDPKIDPLGSGYNIIQSQIAVGSGRIFGKGVFAGSQSGLGFLPEQHTDFVFSVIGEETGFLGSAAFLGVYFLFMWRVLAVIRDARDRTGSLMAAGIGVMFIFYFVTNIAMTLGLAPVTGLPLPFVSYGGSSMASAWMAVGILESIHARRFTY, from the coding sequence ATGAAATCAGCAGAAAGAAGATTCGATTCCGTGCTGGCAAATATTGACTGGACGCTTATTGTCTGCGCGGCGGTCTTAAGCGTTGCGGGCATCGTAATGATATATTCCGCGACTATGCGCACCGGCTCGCCCGTGACTTTCGTGGGGCGGCAGTTTTTTGCGATGCTCATAGGCATGTTGTTATGCGCTTTGATGATATGGATGAATTATAAAATGCTTGCCGACTTCGCGCCGCATTTTTACGTTTTAGGCACACTGATGCTGGTTGCCGTGCTTCTCTTCGGAACTCAGATAAGAGGGACAAGGGGATGGTTCAATCTGGGATTTTTCAATTTTCAGCCGGTCGAAGTGACCAAACTGTTTTTTATTACCATACTTGCGGCATACCTTTCGGCCAACTGGAAAAATATTTTCCGGCTCGGAAGCTTAGTTGTTCCGGCGGCCGCCCTGGCGGTTCAAGTGGTGCTGATACTCGCTCAGCCGGATTTTTCCTCGGCCATAGTTTACTTCCCGATATTTATTTTTATGATTTACTTCGCGGGCGCCGGCGTCATTCACATTGCCCACATAGTTTTATTCGGCGCTATTTCCGTCGGGATTCCATTGGCGGCCACTTATATCAAGATAAAGCATCCGGATGTCATAAAATCTCTCGTCGGCGGATTCCTCTACAGGGCGAGTTATGATATAAACACGGCGCTGGCGGCTTTGCTGGCGGCGGCCTCGGCGATATTCTTTATGTGGTGGATAATTCACAAACTTCGCTTCCGTGTGCCTTTAATTTTTGCGATTTCTCTTGTGACGGTATTGGCGGCCGGAACATTTTCATCCTTCGTTGTTTCCAGGTCGCTGAAAGAATATCAGCGACGCCGTCTGATAGTTTTTGTCGATCCAAAGATAGACCCGCTCGGATCGGGCTATAATATAATACAGTCGCAGATAGCCGTGGGCTCCGGACGGATTTTCGGAAAAGGCGTGTTCGCCGGTTCGCAATCCGGTCTGGGATTTTTGCCGGAGCAGCACACCGACTTTGTTTTTTCCGTTATAGGAGAAGAGACGGGTTTTCTCGGGAGCGCGGCTTTCCTTGGCGTATATTTTCTTTTTATGTGGAGAGTGCTGGCGGTGATAAGGGACGCCAGAGATCGAACCGGCTCGCTGATGGCCGCGGGTATCGGCGTAATGTTTATTTTTTATTTTGTCACCAATATCGCCATGACGCTGGGGCTTGCGCCCGTTACGGGGCTTCCGCTGCCTTTCGTCAGTTACGGCGGATCTTCTATGGCATCCGCGTGGATGGCCGTAGGTATTCTTGAAAGCATTCACGCGCGAAGGTTCACATATTGA
- a CDS encoding GTP 3',8-cyclase MoaA (together with moaC, is involved in the conversion of a guanosine derivative (GXP) into molybdopterin precursor Z), giving the protein MPVLSDRFGRVINYIRVSVTDRCNLHCRYCRTGSGADGFAPRGEILTFEEIIFILETARDKFGIKNIRLTGGEPLVRRGIADLVRRLVAGGFATGMTTNGTLLEQAAPELKSAGLKRLNISLDTLSAEVYRAITGGDISPVMSGIEAAIAAGFDEITVNAVARPGGESGAENFLSWAAARNLDVKFIEEMPLGKHAPVKKGMAKSACGTEILTTAADSARPVDTFDFAAFERKIVSGMGLSETHSEGFGPGRYYRKKQGGHKIGFVAALSKPFCEKCDRLRLTSDGKLLPCLGHPEFADLRQLLRSKKSTDEKRTAVAESFIYVADIKPRNHDDFAMAGAVKMDSIGG; this is encoded by the coding sequence ATGCCCGTACTTTCCGACAGGTTCGGACGCGTAATCAACTACATCCGCGTGTCCGTAACCGACCGCTGCAATCTGCACTGCCGTTACTGCCGCACAGGCAGCGGAGCGGACGGTTTTGCGCCGCGAGGGGAGATTCTTACTTTTGAGGAAATCATTTTCATCCTTGAAACGGCGCGGGACAAATTCGGGATAAAAAATATACGTCTTACCGGAGGAGAACCGCTGGTAAGGCGCGGAATAGCGGATCTTGTAAGACGGCTTGTCGCCGGCGGCTTTGCGACGGGAATGACCACCAACGGCACCCTGCTGGAACAAGCGGCGCCGGAACTGAAATCCGCCGGGCTCAAACGGCTCAATATAAGCTTGGACACCCTTTCCGCGGAAGTTTACCGCGCAATAACCGGCGGCGACATATCGCCGGTCATGTCCGGAATTGAAGCGGCAATAGCAGCCGGGTTCGACGAGATAACGGTAAACGCCGTCGCGCGGCCGGGCGGCGAGAGCGGAGCCGAAAATTTTCTGTCGTGGGCGGCGGCGCGGAATTTAGACGTCAAGTTCATAGAGGAAATGCCGCTGGGCAAACACGCGCCCGTAAAAAAAGGGATGGCAAAAAGCGCCTGCGGCACCGAGATTTTAACGACCGCAGCCGACAGCGCGCGGCCCGTGGACACTTTCGATTTTGCGGCGTTTGAACGAAAAATTGTAAGCGGTATGGGCCTGAGTGAAACTCACAGCGAGGGGTTCGGCCCCGGCAGATACTACCGCAAAAAGCAAGGCGGACATAAAATCGGTTTCGTCGCGGCGCTTTCAAAACCGTTTTGCGAAAAATGCGACCGTCTCCGCCTGACGTCCGACGGCAAACTGCTGCCGTGTCTGGGCCACCCCGAATTTGCGGACTTGCGGCAATTGCTCAGAAGCAAAAAATCGACGGACGAGAAACGCACGGCCGTAGCCGAAAGCTTCATTTATGTGGCGGATATTAAACCCCGCAACCACGACGACTTCGCGATGGCGGGCGCGGTGAAAATGGATTCGATAGGCGGCTGA
- a CDS encoding MOSC domain-containing protein, giving the protein MVFTGTVLSVNVAQKKGEKKAPVSSALLKHGGIEGDAHFSSVKEVSFLDWGAAEKLAAGGTGAARIIISPGDFAENITTKGLDLRMARIGARIEIRGGAAETVLFEVTSIGKTCHDGCRIKQTLGDCVMPREGVFAKVVRGGSIKPGDTVELKV; this is encoded by the coding sequence ATGGTTTTTACGGGAACTGTGTTAAGCGTAAATGTGGCTCAAAAAAAGGGCGAAAAGAAAGCGCCCGTCTCTTCGGCTTTGCTGAAACACGGCGGCATTGAAGGCGACGCACATTTTTCGTCGGTTAAAGAGGTCAGTTTTTTGGACTGGGGGGCGGCCGAGAAACTGGCGGCCGGCGGCACCGGGGCGGCGCGCATAATCATCTCTCCGGGCGATTTTGCCGAGAATATTACGACCAAAGGCCTGGATCTCAGAATGGCGCGGATAGGGGCGCGCATAGAAATCCGGGGAGGAGCCGCTGAAACGGTTTTATTTGAAGTGACATCCATCGGCAAAACCTGTCACGACGGATGCAGAATAAAACAAACTCTGGGCGACTGCGTTATGCCCCGCGAGGGTGTATTCGCAAAAGTTGTGCGCGGCGGATCAATCAAGCCCGGAGACACGGTGGAGCTTAAAGTATAA
- the moaC gene encoding cyclic pyranopterin monophosphate synthase MoaC, with amino-acid sequence MRFTHLDTDGKIQMVDIGGKRHTRRAAVAECCLKMSPATLSLLKKNVLSKGDAFACAKIAAIAAAKKTSELIPLTHQINLSHADVQFTFAEGEVRITASAATQYATGVEMETLTAAAVAALTLYDMLKAVERGIEISGLKLIQKTGGKSDWLKKSTGKISRRDKR; translated from the coding sequence ATGCGGTTTACTCATCTTGATACCGACGGAAAAATACAAATGGTCGACATCGGCGGCAAAAGACACACCCGCCGCGCGGCAGTGGCGGAATGTTGCCTGAAAATGTCTCCGGCCACGCTTTCGCTGCTTAAGAAAAACGTTCTTTCAAAGGGCGACGCCTTCGCCTGCGCAAAAATAGCCGCGATCGCGGCGGCAAAAAAGACATCGGAACTGATTCCGCTGACACACCAGATAAATCTCTCGCACGCGGATGTACAATTCACATTCGCCGAGGGAGAAGTGCGTATTACGGCGTCGGCGGCGACACAATACGCCACAGGCGTGGAAATGGAGACGCTTACGGCGGCGGCCGTAGCGGCGCTTACGCTTTACGATATGCTCAAAGCGGTCGAGCGCGGAATTGAAATAAGCGGTCTTAAACTGATTCAAAAAACTGGCGGCAAATCCGATTGGCTAAAAAAATCGACGGGTAAAATCTCACGGAGAGACAAAAGATAA
- a CDS encoding Rne/Rng family ribonuclease (involved in the processing of the 5'end of 16S rRNA) has protein sequence MTAAFSVDTNKRKARLGAGGITNMKKEILISSTSLETRAAIIECVEGSKFRLADYFVDRPNRQKIVGNIYKGRVANVLPGLNSAFINIGIGRNAYLQVDDVVPQTKKIQSVLKSGADVMVQVTKDAIGTKGPKITMDISLTGRLCVLMPFSDKIGVSKNIEDRPIRSKLKDAISKALSSQKLEYGVIARTESEDAAADEIAAEIKYLDKLWKVIKNKYEQSKPPKLVYGDLDAVEQVIRDYFTDEVESLLTDSDEVHKQALEYVEDIAPELASRIKVYKNRTPIFTAFDVEKELDGLLCARVKLPSGGYIIIQEAESLCAIDVNSGKFLGSSLEDTVTRTNIEAAQEIARQLRLRNIGGIIVIDFIDMKNRQNQRKVVDALREAMKSDKAKIKIFPVTNLGLIELSRSRKSSSLRSFMGEACAVCGGSGMVPSRQTVFIKVAAEIDELLSRRRLPAEDVKVKIRLHPDVAAYFLENKDKLPVAASIQKDAAIPPGEYNIILE, from the coding sequence TTGACAGCCGCTTTTTCCGTCGATACTAATAAAAGGAAAGCCCGCCTCGGCGCGGGCGGAATAACCAATATGAAAAAAGAAATACTTATCTCATCAACATCGCTTGAAACAAGAGCGGCCATCATAGAATGTGTCGAGGGCTCGAAATTCCGCCTCGCGGATTATTTTGTCGACAGACCCAACCGGCAAAAGATCGTAGGAAATATCTACAAGGGCCGCGTAGCCAACGTGCTTCCGGGATTAAACAGCGCGTTCATAAATATCGGCATCGGCCGCAACGCGTATCTTCAAGTCGACGACGTTGTCCCTCAGACCAAAAAAATTCAAAGCGTTCTTAAATCCGGCGCCGACGTGATGGTGCAGGTAACGAAAGACGCCATAGGCACAAAAGGCCCGAAGATAACGATGGATATATCCCTGACGGGGCGCCTTTGCGTGCTTATGCCCTTTTCGGACAAAATAGGCGTGTCCAAAAACATAGAAGACAGGCCCATCCGCTCAAAACTTAAAGACGCCATATCGAAAGCTCTCTCGTCGCAAAAACTCGAATACGGAGTGATAGCCCGCACGGAATCGGAGGACGCCGCCGCCGACGAGATAGCCGCCGAAATCAAATATCTCGACAAGCTTTGGAAAGTAATCAAAAACAAATATGAGCAAAGCAAACCGCCCAAACTCGTATACGGCGACCTTGACGCCGTCGAGCAGGTTATAAGGGACTATTTTACCGACGAGGTCGAATCGCTGCTTACGGATTCCGACGAAGTCCACAAACAGGCGCTGGAATATGTCGAGGATATCGCGCCGGAGCTGGCTTCAAGGATAAAGGTCTATAAAAACCGCACACCCATTTTTACGGCCTTCGACGTGGAAAAAGAGCTCGACGGTCTTCTTTGCGCCAGGGTAAAGCTGCCTTCGGGCGGATATATAATAATCCAGGAAGCCGAATCGCTGTGCGCCATCGACGTAAACTCGGGCAAGTTCCTGGGTTCGTCCCTGGAGGATACCGTAACCCGCACCAACATAGAGGCCGCGCAGGAAATCGCGCGCCAGCTTCGCCTCAGAAACATCGGCGGAATAATCGTCATTGATTTCATCGATATGAAAAACCGCCAGAATCAGCGCAAGGTTGTCGACGCGCTCAGGGAAGCCATGAAAAGCGACAAGGCGAAAATAAAAATATTTCCCGTGACTAATCTCGGGCTTATAGAGTTGAGCCGCTCGCGTAAATCCTCGTCGTTAAGATCATTTATGGGCGAGGCCTGCGCGGTATGCGGCGGCAGCGGAATGGTGCCGTCGCGCCAGACGGTTTTCATAAAAGTCGCGGCCGAAATCGACGAGTTGCTCAGCCGCCGCCGCCTTCCGGCGGAAGACGTAAAAGTAAAAATACGGCTTCATCCCGATGTGGCGGCTTACTTTTTGGAAAACAAAGACAAACTGCCGGTGGCGGCGTCCATTCAAAAAGATGCGGCGATTCCGCCCGGAGAGTACAATATAATACTCGAATGA
- a CDS encoding radical SAM protein, with product MTAVYPYKGALYVNLTNRCPCSCVYCIKNKWGWQFRGQDLKLEREPSASEVVDAVKKADAEAGTPYTEIVFCGYGEPFMRFDIMKVVAEELKKSGRRIRVNTTGLINTDGARELLPDIAGIVDGLSVSLNAATPEDYVRVNRPAAGISAYASVLDFIRRAVALGFDVTVTAVEFPGADIDGVKKTAEGLGAKFRPRPYLEEYEDR from the coding sequence ATGACCGCCGTTTACCCCTATAAGGGCGCGCTTTACGTTAATCTTACCAATCGCTGTCCCTGCTCCTGCGTTTACTGCATAAAAAATAAATGGGGTTGGCAATTCCGAGGGCAAGATCTTAAATTGGAGAGAGAACCGTCGGCTTCGGAAGTCGTGGATGCGGTTAAGAAAGCGGATGCCGAAGCCGGAACCCCGTACACAGAAATAGTTTTCTGCGGATACGGCGAGCCGTTTATGAGATTCGATATTATGAAAGTTGTGGCGGAAGAACTCAAAAAATCCGGCCGGCGAATTCGCGTTAATACCACCGGTCTCATAAATACCGACGGAGCACGCGAGTTGCTGCCGGATATCGCCGGTATCGTCGACGGCCTTTCGGTAAGTTTAAATGCCGCCACGCCGGAAGATTATGTCCGCGTAAACCGGCCTGCGGCCGGAATTTCCGCGTATGCTTCCGTGCTTGATTTTATCCGCCGCGCCGTAGCTCTGGGCTTCGACGTGACTGTAACGGCCGTAGAATTTCCGGGCGCCGATATCGACGGCGTCAAAAAAACTGCCGAAGGCCTCGGCGCGAAGTTCCGCCCGCGGCCGTATCTTGAGGAATATGAGGATAGGTAA
- a CDS encoding molybdenum cofactor biosynthesis protein, translated as MKKHILKINDVKAAVLTCSDKGSRGLRRDTAGPAVEKTLSRLQSSGLDVKITARLILPDERKQIGAMLKKWCDTGIADVIFTVGGTGMGPRDCAPEATRDVMDKLCPGIPELIRWESFKITKHAALSRATAGIRKKTLIINLPGSQKAARQTSAALLAILPHAVELLRGHTEH; from the coding sequence ATGAAAAAACATATTTTGAAAATCAACGACGTAAAGGCGGCCGTTCTGACGTGCTCCGACAAAGGCAGCCGCGGACTCCGGCGCGACACCGCTGGTCCGGCGGTGGAAAAAACACTTTCGCGTCTCCAATCTTCGGGGCTTGACGTAAAAATAACCGCGCGGCTGATACTTCCCGACGAACGCAAACAAATCGGCGCAATGCTGAAAAAATGGTGCGACACGGGGATTGCCGACGTTATATTTACCGTCGGGGGAACCGGTATGGGTCCCCGCGACTGCGCGCCCGAAGCCACACGCGATGTTATGGACAAATTGTGTCCGGGAATACCCGAACTTATACGCTGGGAATCTTTCAAAATAACAAAACACGCCGCGCTTTCAAGGGCGACTGCCGGCATTCGCAAGAAAACGCTTATTATAAATCTGCCCGGCTCTCAAAAAGCCGCCCGCCAGACATCTGCCGCGCTGCTGGCCATCCTTCCGCATGCAGTGGAATTGCTGCGCGGTCACACTGAACATTAA